The sequence ATCGGAGCCTTCTTTGCTAAAGACTATGCGGGAACAGTGCTGTTCTCCATCTATATACTGGGGATTGTTCTCGCTGTGGTCATGGGTGTTATTTTCCGCAAGTATCTTTTTGCCGGCGAACGGGAACCTTTTGTTATGGAAATGCCTCCTTACCATATGCCGACCCTCAAAGGGGTTGCCGTTCATATGTGGGAACGCAGTGTACTATATTTGAAAAAAGCGGGTACCATTATTCTGGCTGTTTCAATTATTATCTGGTTTTTAAGCAATTACCCCAGCGAAGTTCCTTACAGCAAGGATTTTGATCAGGCTAAGACACAGGTGGAAGAACAATTTGAGGCGCAAATCGCCGAAACGATTTATCAGCCACTGGGTATTGAAAAATTAGAAGACAATCAGGATCTGGCCGATGCTGTACAGAAGATTGAGGATGTTGAGAAACAAACCGAAGAGGCTACGGCTGAGCTGGAAGAGGGAAGTCCTGAAATGGAAGCTCAGCAGCAGGAAAAAGAAGCTAAACTGGCTGAACTGGAAGCTCAGGTCCCTGATTTGTATCCGGTAGCGAAGCAATACTATGAGTTTGGGCAACAAAAGCAGGAAGAACTGGATAAACTGGACAAAGAACAAACAGGGGAAAAATTGGCCCAAAGTTATGCAGGCCAACTGGGCAAAGCGATTGAACCAGTGATTAAACCGCTGGGCTTTGATTGGAAAATCGGTGTTGGTCTTGTGGCTGGCTTTGCCGCGAAGGAAGTTGTAGTAAGTACGATGGGAACCATCTACAGTGTGGGTGGCGACGATAAGGATGCCGGCGCCCTGCAGGATGCATTGCAGGCCGACCCGACCTTTAATCCGCTGGTGGCTTATGCGCTGATGGTATTTGTCTTGATTTATACGCCTTGTATCGCAGCTCTTTCGGTTATTAAGCGGGAAACTAACTCCTGGAAATGGATGATCTTCAGTGCCGTTTATTCCACAGTCCTGGCTTGGGTTGTGACGTTTGCGGTATATCATATCGGTTTGATGCTGGGGTATTAAGTAGATCAATAAGGGAGGGATTCGTCATGGAGACAATCATTTTGGCGCTTATCGGGTTCGGGGCCGTCGGTTTTGTTGTCCGCAAGATATGGATGACTTTTCAGGGGAAAAGTTCCTGCGGCTGCGGCAGCAGCTCCTGCTCCGGTGAAAGCGCGGACAAAGGTTGTTCTTGTTGTCCCCCAAAATAGTGTGAGTATTCCCGGGCCGCGGCAGGCGGGTGTTGTTCAGGGGAGGCATCCTTCTTGGTAAGCAGACTTCGTTTGATGTTTTTATTGGCAGTGTTAATGCCACAGGCAGTGATGTTTTTTATGACCCATGGCTCGGCGTTGGCGACGAACAGACAGTTCAGTGAGGTGCAGGCTTGCACCTTAGCCGTTGCTTTGCTGCTGGGGTTGTTTTTACCCGGTATAGCCGCCGAGTGGGCTGTTGGCAAAAAGCTGCATCTCATGCGCCAACTGTGCTCGCGGGTTAAACGGGGAGATTACCGGGAATTACTGCCTGTACCCAATGAGTCATCCGAAGGCGACGCTGTGGATCCCGTACTTGCGTTGATGCGGGATATGAACTGGATGGCCCGCCACATTCAAATACGGGAACAGGATATTACACGGATGATTGACGACCTGCGGCAATCCCGGGAAGCAGTGCGTGCGCAGAATCAGTTTCTTACCAATGTGAATGAGGAGCTGTTAGCTGCTCAGGCGGAGCTGCAGGAACGTACTGCTGAATTGGAAGCTGCCTGCCGGCAAATGGAGACAATGGCCATGACCGATCCTTTAACGGCAATCGCTAACCGGCGCTGCTTTTTTGAGCATCTGGAACGGCATTTTGCTGCCAGAATATGCCGGTGCAAGCCGATATCCCTGATGATTTTGGATATTGACAGATTTAAGACAATTAACGATACCTATGGGCATCAAGCCGGCGACAGGATTTTGATGCGGCTGGCCGAAGTCATTCGTGAAAGCAGCCGGGACAAGGACTTGCCGGCCCGGGTGGGCGGTGAGGAATACGCTCTTTTATTACCGGATACCGATTCCCAGGGAGCCATTGCAGTGGCCCGGCGAATCCAAAGCAAACTGGCAGTCAGTCAATTTGCTTTGGATTCCCGGGAACCGGCAACGGTTGTTTCCATAACGGTTTCTATTGGTGTGTGTACCATGGTGACACTCCCTTGCTGGGACAGGGATAAGCTGTATAGTTATGCCGATCAGGCGCTGTATTACTCAAAGAACAATGGACGCAACAGTATATCTTTTTATAATCCTGATACCGAATCAATCGCTGGAGTAAGGCTTAACTAACTGCGAGAAAGGATAACTTATGGGATCGCATTTGATTGCTTTGGATGATTTGCATGAAGTAGTGGAGGCGCTGGCCTTAGCTCTGGATGCGAAAAATTCCTGCATGTGCGGGCACTCGGAACGGGTGGCGGAGTTGGCGCTGTTATTGGCGGCAGAACTTGGCTTTTCACCGGAAGAACAGATGAAAATACATATTGGTGCCCATTTGCATGATATTGGCAAAATCGGCATTCCTGAC comes from Propionispora vibrioides and encodes:
- a CDS encoding FeoB-associated Cys-rich membrane protein codes for the protein METIILALIGFGAVGFVVRKIWMTFQGKSSCGCGSSSCSGESADKGCSCCPPK
- a CDS encoding GGDEF domain-containing protein, encoding MVSRLRLMFLLAVLMPQAVMFFMTHGSALATNRQFSEVQACTLAVALLLGLFLPGIAAEWAVGKKLHLMRQLCSRVKRGDYRELLPVPNESSEGDAVDPVLALMRDMNWMARHIQIREQDITRMIDDLRQSREAVRAQNQFLTNVNEELLAAQAELQERTAELEAACRQMETMAMTDPLTAIANRRCFFEHLERHFAARICRCKPISLMILDIDRFKTINDTYGHQAGDRILMRLAEVIRESSRDKDLPARVGGEEYALLLPDTDSQGAIAVARRIQSKLAVSQFALDSREPATVVSITVSIGVCTMVTLPCWDRDKLYSYADQALYYSKNNGRNSISFYNPDTESIAGVRLN